The stretch of DNA CACATCCAGTCCATCGCCTGGAGGTGGGCGAAGCCCGGAGCGCGGATCTTGCAGCGATACGGCTTGTTGGTGCCGTCGGCGACCAGGTAGACGCCGAACTCGCCCTTGGGCGCCTCGACCGCGGCGTAGACCTCGCCGGCCGGGACGTGGAAGCCCTCGGTGTAGAGCTTGAAGTGGTGGATGAGCGCTTCCATCGAGCGCTTCATCTCGCGCCGCGGCGGCGGCGCGACCTTGCCGTCCTGCGTGGCGATCGGCCCCTGGCCGGCCGGCTCGCGCAGCTTGGCGATGCACTGCTTCATGATGCGCACCGACTGGCGCATCTCCTCCATGCGGATGACCTGGCGATCGTAGGTGTCGCCGTTCTTCCCCACCGGGATGTCGAACTCCATCTCGGCATAGGCCTCGTAGGGCTGCGACTTGCGCAGGTCCCACGGGATGCCGGAGCCGCGCACCATCACGCCCGAGAAGCCCCAGGCCAGCGCCTCCTCGACCGACACGATGCCGATATCGACGTTGCGCTGCTTGAAGATGCGGTTGGCCATCACGAGGTCGTCGAGGTCGTCGACGATCTGCGGGAAGGTCTCGCAGAAGGCCTCGATGTCGTCGATCAGGCTCGGCGGCAGGTCCTGGTGGACGCCGCCCGGCCGGAAGTAGTTGGCGTGGAGACGAGCGCCCGAGGCACGCTCGTAGAAGATCATCAGCTTCTCGCGCTCCTCGAAGCCCCAGAGCGGGGGCGTGAGGGCGCCGACATCCATCGCCTGCGTGGTGACGTTGAGGAGGTGCGACAGCAGCCGGCCGATCTCGCAGTAGAGCGTGCGGATCAGCTGGGCGCGGCGCGGCACCTGGATGCCGAGCAGGCGCTCGATGCCGAGGCAGAAGGCGTGCTCCTGGTTCATCGGCGCGACGTAGTCGAGCCGGTCGAAATAGGGCGTCGCCTGGAGGTAGGTCTTGACCTCGATCAGCTTCTCGGTGCCGCGGTGGAGCAGGCCGATATGCGGATCGACGCGCTCGACCACCTCGCCGTCCAGCTCCAGCACGAGGCGCAGCACGCCGTGCGCCGCCGGGTGTTGCGGGCCGAAATTGATCGAGAAGTTGCGGATGCTGTGCTCGCCCATGTCGGCTCAGCCTTTCGCCGGTGCCTTGTCGGCCTTCTCGTCGCCCGGGAGCACGTAGTCGGTGCCCTCCCACGGGGACAGGAAGTCGAAGTTGCGGAATTCCTGCGTCAGTCGCACGGGCTCGTAGACGACCCGCGCCTCGTCCTGGTCGTAGCGGACCTCGACGAAGCCGGTGAGCGGGAAGTCCTTGCGGAGGGGGTGGCCCTCGAAGCCGTAATCGGTGAGCAGCCGGCGCAGGTCCGGATGGCCCGAGAACAGGATGCCGTAGAGGTCGTAGGTCTCGCGCTCGAACCAGTTCGCGGCCGGGAAGACCGGGATCGCGGACGGGACCGGCGTGCGCTCGTCGGTCTGCACCTTCACGCGGATGCGCCGGTTATGGCGCATCGACAGCAGGTGGTAGACGACGTCGAAGCGCTTGGCCCGCGCCGGGTAGTCGGCGCCGCAGATGTCGATGAAGGTCGAGAAGGCGCAAGCGGGATCGTCCCGCAGATGCGTGAGCACCCGCAGGATCTCGGATCCCTCGACGATCAGGGTCAGCTCGCCGAAGGCGATCGCCCGGTCGGTGATGGCGGCGCCCAAGGTGGCGGCAAGCGTGTCGGACAGGGCCTGGAGGGCCGCGTCGCCCTGCTCGCTCTGGGTATGGGCGCGGATGGTGATGCCGTTGCTCATGGGATCCCCGCCTCAGCGCTCGATGGTGCCGGTGCGGCGGATCTTCTTCTGCAGCAGCAGAACGCCGTAGAGCAGGGCCTCGGCGGTCGGCGGGCAGCCCGGGACGTAGATGTCAACCGGCACCACCCGGTCGCAGCCGCGGACCACCGAGTAGGAATAGTGGTAGTAGCCGCCGCCGTTGGCGCAGGACCCCATCGAGATGACGTAGCGCGGCTCCGGCATCTGGTCGTAGACCTTGCGCAGCGCGGGCGCCATCTTGTTGGTCAGCGTGCCGGCGACGATCATCACGTCGGACTGGCGCGGCGAGCCGCGGGGAGCGAAGCCGAAGCGCTCGCAATCGTAGCGCGGCATCGACATCTGCATCATCTCGACGGCGCAGCAGGCCAGACCGAAGGTCATCCACATCAGCGAGCCGGTGCGGGCCCAGGTGATGAGGTCGTCGGTGGTGGTCAGGAGGAAGCCGCGATCGGCGAGCTCGTCGCTGATCGTCAGGAAGGTCGGGTCGTTGGCGCCGATCGGCTTGCCGGTGGCGGGATCGAGGATGCCCTTCGGCTGCGGCGCGATCGCGGGGGCGCGGACGGTGGTGAGGGACATGGCGGGGTCCGGTGCTTCTCGTCTCGGGGGCGGCTGCGACGGTCTAGGCTTCTAGTCCCACTCGAGGGCGCCCTTGCGCCACTCGTAGACGAAGCCGACGGTCAGCACGCCGAGGAAGAGCATCATCGACCAGAAGCCGAACCAGCCGAGATCCCCGAACGTGATCGCCCACGGGAACAGGAAGGCCACTTCGAGATCGAAGATGATGAACAGGATGGCGACGAGGTAGAAGCGCACGTCGAACTTCATGCGCGCGTCGTCGAAGGCGTTGAACCCGCACTCGTAGGCCGAGAGCTTCTCCGGGTCCGGGCTGTTGTAGGCCACCAGGAACGGGGCCACGAGGAGCGCCGCCGCGATGAAGAGGGAGACGCCGATGAAGATCACCAGCGGCAGGTAATCCGACAGGAGGCCGTTCATCGAGCATCCTCAAGGGTTGGCGCGAGGCCTTGGTGCGGGCCCGCGCCGCGGGGGCCGCCGGGGCCGTTCTCGGAACGGTTCCAAAGCCCGGAAGGTGCGCGAGGCTTAAACGAGCGAGTATGACGAAACAAGGGGCGTTCGCACCGCACAAAGCGCGAACGTCAATCCGACACATAGGGTGGCGTCCCGAGCGCACAACGCCGGGAAGCCCGGGTCCGCCGGGGAGTATCGTCGCAGGCCCCTCCCCTTCCGGGGCGTTTGCCGCCGCCCGGGCGGTTTTCCGGATGCGGTGGCCGTGCTGCGGTGCAGTATGGGACGTCAGCCGTCGGAGAGGATCAAGGCCCAGAACCGCTTGTAGCGGCTCCCGGGCGCATCGACGCGGGCGATGCCGACGCGCTTGACCTGCGGCATCAGCATGTTGCGGTTGTGCTCGGGCGAGACCTGCCAGCGCTTCAGCACCTCGTCGAAGGTGGCCGAGCCGGCGCTGAGATTCTCTGCGGCGTAGCGGCCGCCGAAGCCGGCGCGCTTGAGGCGCGCATCGAAGGTGCCGCCGACCTCGTGCGAGAGCTGGCCCGCCCGGGCATTGGCCCCGGCCTGGTAGGAGGCGGCGCGGATCAGCGAGGAATCGACCACCACCGGCCCGAGGCCGTGGCTGGCGCGGTAGCGCGAGATCGCGGCGGCGGCGGCGGCCTCGTCGAGGATCACCGGCGTGGTCGGCAGGTCGGGCGCCGGCAGGATCGCCGTGCCGCTGCATCCGGCGAGCGCCAGGGCTCCGGCGGCCAGGCCCCCGGCGAGGAACGTCGTCGCGAGGCCGCGCCGCGGGACACCTGCCACGTGAGAGGCGGGAACCGTCGAACGGAACGGATGCGACATCGTCTTCACTCAAGCCCTGGACAAGCGGCGCCCTGCGCGACGGCGCCACCTGTCGGGCGATTGTGGAGATTTTCGGGGCGAGGGCCAGCCTCACGCCGCCCGTAAAGTCGCGAGGAAGCGGTGGACCTCGGCGCCGATGCTGGCCGATTGCCGCGCGACGGTGTCGGCGGCTTCCAGCACGTGCCGGGCGGCCTCGCCGGTGGCCTCGGCGTCAAGGGCCAAGCCCTCGACCGATCCGCTCACCTCGGCGGTGCCGGCGGCGGCCTGCGCCACGCTCGACACGATCGCCTGCGTCGCCCCGACCTGCGCCTCGACCGCCGTGGCGACCCGGGCCGAGACGCCGCTGATGGCGCGGGCCTGCGCCGCCACGTCGCCCATGGCGGCACTCGCCCGGCGGGTGGTGTCCTGGATCGCCGCGACCTGGGCCGAGATCTCCTGCGTCGCCCGGTCGGTCTGGCCGGCGAGCTGCTTGACCTCCGCCGCGACGACCGCGAAGCCGCGGCCGGCCTCGCCCGCCCGGGCCGCCTCGATCGTCGCGTTCAACGCCAGCAGGTTCGTCTGCGCGGCGACCCCGGCGATGACGGAGACCACGTCGCCGATGCGCGACGCGGCCTCGCCGAGGCTCTGCATCACGAGCGCCGTGCGGTCGGTCCCGGTCACCGCGTCCTTTGCCATCGCGGCGGCCTCGCGCATTCCGGCGCCGACCTCCGCGATCGACCGGCCGAGGCCTTCGGCGGCCTCCGCCAGTCCTCCGGCCTCGCGGGAGGCGGCGGCGGCGGACGCCGCGGCGGTGCCGGCCCGGGCGGCGGCCTCGGCGGCGGTGCCGGACATGGCGCGAGCGGTCGCGTCGAGGTCGCGGGCCGCATCGTCGACCTGCGCCAGCACGTCCGCCACCGCGGTCTCGAACGCCCGGACCTCCTGGCTCATCTGCGCGGCGCGGCGGGCCTGCGCCTCGCTGGCGTCACGCTCGGCCGCGAGCGCCTCGCGCTCCCTCAGCACGACCCGGAAGCCGTCGATGGCGCGGGCGATTCGCCCGATCTCGTCGCGCCGCGCGGTGCCGGGCACCGCGACGTCGTAGCGGGACGCGGCGAGCGCCGCAGTCGCCCCGGTCAGGCCTTCGAGCCCGCCGACGATCGAGCGCCAGCCGAGCACGCCGAACAGGCCGACGCCGACGAGGGCGGCGCCCGCGATGGCGCAGAGCCACAGGGCGTGGCGCCAGAACGCCGCGTCGATGTCGTCGATGTAGACGCCGGTGAAGATCGCGAGCTTCCACGGCGCGAAGCCCTGGATGTAGCTCAGCTTCGCGACGTGGGCGGTGCCGCCCGGGCGGGTGAACAGGTAGCGCAGGGTGCCGGGCGTGCCGGACCGGGCGATGTCGGTGATGGCCTTGACGAGGAGCATGCCGCCCGCGTCCTTCAGGCCGCTCATGTCCTTGCCGATCCAGTCGGGCTTCGGCGGCATCACCAGGGCGGTGCCGGAAAAGTCGTAGACCGCGAGGTAGTTGTCGCCCTCGTAGCGCATGTCGTTGGCGCGGGCGGAGAACTGCGCCATCGCCGCGTCCCGCGTCAGCGTGCCGGCCTTCACCTGCGCCTCGAGGCTCGTGGCCGCCGCGAGCGCCACGTCGGAGAGGGCGCGCATCTTCGCCACCCGCTCGGCCATCAGGCTGTCGTGGTTGGCCCGCAGGGCATAGGCCACCACCGCACCGAAGCCGATCACCGCTGCCATCATCATGACGGCGAATTTCCGGCTTACGCTCATGTTCGACCAAGACATCGTCGATCCCCGACCTTTCGGGGGGACCTTGGGGCAGCGATGCTTGATATTGCCTTAGCGTCAGTTCCGCACCGCAGCACAAAGTCAGGTGTCAGCGGCTGATTGGAAACCGGAACGGCCCGTGTGGTGAGTGGCGCGGGCGACGGGGCTCGAACCCGCGACCTCCGGCGTGACAGGCCGGCACTCTAACCAACTGAGCTACGCCCGCGCGGCGTGCTCGCTTCACCATGCAGCTTGCGCTGACATTCTCAACGAAGAGAATGGCGCGGACGACGGGGCTCGAACCCGCGACCTCCGGCGTGACAGGCCGGCACTCTAACCGACTGAGCTACGTCCGCACATGGCGCTTTGCACTACAGAAACGCCTTTTCCCTTGAAGAGAATTGGCGCGGACGACGGGGCTCGAACCCGCGACCTCCGGCGTGACAGGCCGGCACTCTAACCGACTGAGCTACGTCCGCCCGGCGTCTCGCAGTGCTGCGATGGCTGCGGTTTATGGGGAGCCCCCTACCCTGTCAAGCCGCCGGCTCAGGAAAGTCGGAAGGGGGTCGGCCGACGCCTCGGGCGAGGCATCTGCCCCCGCCCCTGCCCATCCCCTGCGCCTGCGTCGCGCAGGAGACACCCTGCATGCGAAGCCTCGCTGCGCAGTCTTGCACTCGCGCCTCAGGCCCCTTAACGATGCCGACACCCGGGCGGTTAGCTCAGTTGGTAGAGCATCTCGTTTACACCGAGAGGGTCGGCGGTTCGAGCCCGTCACCGCCCACCATATTGATTCGCTTCATTTTTTTGGCGTTTTTCGACGCCGTGAAGGAAGGCCATTATCTGGTCTTCCCCCAGATATCCCCCAGATTGACCTATTTTGTGCGGCGCACAAAGGTGCGATATCGCCCGCGAGCGAGCATGTCAGCGTTGTTCTGCATGAAGCTGCCGAGCCGCAGATGTGCCGGGTTGCAGCAAATTGGATTGTCGCAGGAGTGAAGGACCAGGCGGAGGGCGCCACGCACCACCACGCTTCCGCTCGCAAGGGAGAAGGCGATCCTGTGCGTCCCTTCGAGGCGCCCGCCGATCCTCATCCGACCGTAGCTATCACCGTACGTAGCGCCAGACCAAGGCCAGCACTCGCCCCCTGCGCCCCGGTTCCTGACGCGCCGCCAGAACCTGCTGGCCTCACCAGGCGTGACCGGAACCACCTCATCGAAGCGTTGCGCTGTCATCAAATCCTCCGCCGGCCTGACACCCCCTCGACCACGCCGCGAAGATGCTCGGGAGCGTGGTGGCCATAGACCCCCTCGACAATCTTCTCCGTTGTCCCAAGCGCGCCCGCGATCAGGCTGAACCGCGCCCCGGACTGCACCGCCCAGGTCGCGAAGGTATGGCGCAGGATGTGCGGCGTGACCTCCGGGCCGAGCCCGGCCGCCTCCCGAGCCGTGTGCCAGGACCGCCGCATGCGGTCGATTGGCAGCCCCTCGAACTCGACGACGTTCGCGACGCTCTCGCGCTGCCACCGCCTCAGATGGGCCTGTAGCCGCCGCGATAGCGGGATCGGCGTCCTCCGTTTCGAGCTCTCCCCCTCCCCCGTGCCGCGCCGGTAGAGGATGCCAGCGCGCAGGTCGACCCAACCCGCCGACGGGCTCGGCAGCCACTTCAGCTGCAGGATCGCGTCGTGCCGGGTGCCGGTGTAGAGTCCTACCAGGACGAACCGAGCGACGTGCCGGGTCTTGCCCTGCGCCTCGCCGGTCCGCCGCCAGATCTCGCGACCGGTGACCGGGTGGCGATCGACCAAACGGAAGCCGAGCGCAGCCCATAGCAGGCGCGCGGCCTCGGACCGGGTCAGCCAGCGGTCGCGCGGCGGCGCCTTGTCCGGCAGCTTCACCACCACCGGGTAGAGGAGCTTGTGCTCCTTGTGCGCGTAGCCGAACGCAGCGCTCATGACCTCAAGCTCGCGCCTGGCGGTCTGGGTCCCGACCCGCGGTGCCGTCTCCGGGTCCTTGTAGCGGGCCTGGGGCATGGCGATCCGCCAGCGGACATACGCCGAGCAGACGTTCGGCGTCGCGTGCGCGACCATCTTCCCGTCGAAGAAGTTGATGAGGTGGGGCAGCGCGCTCCAGACCACGTCAGGCCGCTTCGTGTCGGCCGCGCGCTCGTCGGCGTAGAGGCTCAGGATGTCCGTGATGAGGACGCGAGCGGGATCACCTCCCCCGAAATCAGGCTTGTGCTTCCGGGCGAGGTATTCTTGCAGCGCTCTTTCAGCCGCTTCACGCTCTCCATAGCCGCAGCCCGTGCTGTGCTCGTCGGAGCCGTCGCGGATGCACCAGCGGTCCTCTCGCTTGCGGTAGTAGAGGCGGGCACCCTTGCTGGGACGAGGCATGCGTCGATCATCCGCCTGATATCGGCCCGCGTGGTGAACTGCTTGCCGGCGATTTTGAAGACTCGGAGCCGACCACGGGCGCTCTCCCGGCGCAAGCTGGCCGCGGTGATCCCCGAACTGGCCGGGAAGCACTGGGCCGCCGCGATGTCGAGGCGCAGCGGGGTATCGTCGGTGATCTCGGGTTCGGTGCGGACGGGGCGCGGCATCCTCACCTCTCCCTTTCAGCAGCAGAGACCGGGCCGCGAGCCGCCCGCCACTCGACCAGCGGTATCCCGAGCGGCACACGCCTGTGGCCGCGCGCCATCGGGTGGCCTGGATGGACCTGGGCGAGGATCAGAGCGGCGATCAGGCGGCGGTTCGTCACTGTGCTCTCGCCAATGAAGAGGCGTGTGCAGCGGATCGCGGAATCATGCAGACAAATCGCTGATCTGACGCAGCTTTTGCCAGAGAGAGGCCTGAAATCAGGCCTGTGGAATCACTCCCCTTCAAGGCGGCCGCGAGGTGCTGGAGGTACTGACCACCTGCGCACATCAGCTCGAATTCCTCGCTTTCCCGGGCGTAGAACTCAGCCAGAGCGAAAAGCCCCGCCCGAGTGGTGGGCGTGACCGTGGTCAGCGCCTGGAAGGCTGCCGAACTCGCGTCGGCAGCGGCGTTGGCACGGCGCACCTGCGCATCGTCGTCCTCGTCGAGGCCCGAGAGCGCTGCAGAGTGAGCCGCCTCGGCGCCCTCCGCCGCGGCGATGGCCGGGAAGACCGGGTCCGCCTCGAACGCCTCGACCGGCCAGCAGGTGCACGCCAGCACCGTGAGATCGGCGACGCGGACCTGGGCGGCGCCGTAGGTCGGCTGATGGGCCTCGGCGAACGCGGCCTCCTCGGCGAGCCACCAGCGCAGATGCTCGAGGAGCTTCACCGCACCGGCGGGCGTGGTGCAGGCCGTCGACACCAGGGCATCGCCGGCCTCGCGATAGGCCTCTTCGGCGAGGATGGCGGCCTCACCCTCCTCGGCGACCTGGAAGGCATCGTAGGCGGCGCGGTGGGTGGTGATCGCCGCGAGGATGGGATCGGGCGCCGTCATGCCACGCTCCTGCGGTTGAGGTAGTGGGCACCGGCCGTGTCGAAGTAGCGAGCGACCAGCAGCAGGAGCAGCGCGGCCGTGGTCTTGCGGCCGTAATGCGAGCGAGCGAGGGCAAGGACGGCGCCGGGGCGCCAAGTGTGGTCAGGGCGCAACCCGTGGCTCGCGGCAGCCAGGACGGTCGTCCGAACCTCAGGATCCGCCAGCAGGGCGTCCAGCTTCGCGAGCTGCCATTGCCGGCCGAGGCAGTCCATGGCCGTGGTCACGCCAGCCCTCCATCCGGAATGCCGGTGGTGAACACCTCGGGCTTCAGCTCGGCCGCACGGGCCCAGACTTCCGTTACGACCTCGTGGCCGAGCAGTTGCTGGGCGGCGAGGATGAAAGCTCGCCGCCGGCCGTCCTTGGCGGAGGTGGCGGCCAGGGTGTCGGCCGCGTGCGCCTGGTCCCGCTCGGCCCGGCGGAGGATGCCGATCCGCTCTTGCAGCCGAGGGCGGATCCGGCGCTTGCGCTTGTGCGCGGTGGTGGCGCGTCGGCGCCACTCCGGGTCTGCGCCGCGCAGATCGGCGGCGGACAGTTGGTCCTCGACCCTCGGTGGCCTCTGCGACTACCTGATGGTTCGGGCCGCCACCACCGAGCCGCTGACGGCAGAGGGCGCGGCCGTCTCGCGCCTGGCGCTCGTAGAGATCGTCGCCGTCTACGGCACCACCGACCCCCTGAACTGAACCCTGAGGAGAGAACCATGGCTCGCGCCCGCGGAGCGAACGCCATCATGGCGGCTGCCTTCGAGACCACCTATGGCGTCCCGCCGGTCAGCGGCTTCCGAAAGCTGCCCTTCGTCTCGTCGAACCTCGGCGAGGAGCAGGGCCTGATCGCCAGCGATCTGCTCGGCTACGGCCGGGAGCCGCTGCCACCGACCCGCGACGTCGTCAACAACGACGGCGACGTGGTCGTGCCGATCGACCTGCGCAATTTCGGCAACTGGCTGAAGCTGTTCATGGGCGCGCCGTCGAGCACCGATGCCACCGGCGTGCGAACTCACGTCTTCACCTCCGGCGCCGTTGCGCTGCCGTCGATGACGGTGGAGGTCGGCCTGCCGGAGGTGCCGAGCTACGGTCAGAACTTCGGCGTGCGCGGCAACACCATGCGGGTGCAGATGCAGCGCTCCGGCCTGCTCACCGCGACGCTCGGCCTGATCGCCCAGGGCGAGAACAAGCTGGGGGCGTCGGCCGCCGGCACGCTGGCGGAGGCCAGCGTGGAGCGGTTCAGCCCGTTCCAGGGCGCCATCACCCGGGGCGGCCAGCCGCTCGGATCCGTCGTCTCAGCCGACTTCACCTACTCGAACAATCTCGACAAGGTCGAGGTGATCCGGGGCGATGGCCGCATCGAGGATGCCGACCCCGGCATGGTCATGATGTCCGGCAACGTGACAGTCCGGTTTGCCAACACCGTCCTCCTCGACCAGGCCACCGCCGGCACGCCGGTGGAACTCACCTTCGGTTGGGTCACCGACGCGGCGCGCTCGCTCGTGTTCACGGCACACGCCGTCTACCTGCCGCGCGCCAAGACGCCGGTGACTGGCCCGAACGGGGTGCAGGCCACCTTCGCGTGGCAGGCGGCGAAGGACATGACGCTCAACAAGACCGTCACCGCCACGCTCATCAACAACGTCGCGACATACTGAGCGCGGTACGGGCCGCGCCTCGGGTAGCAAATCCCTTGCCCTCCGGGGTCGGCCCTCGGTAGAACGGCATGCCTCCGCGATTGCGGGGATGAGAGCATGGAAGGTGTCCGCACCTGCCGTGCGTTAGCTTTGCTCGCTACGCTGAGCGAAATCCCCCGCGGGCCTGGGGATCGTGGCGAGATTGCCGACAGGCAAGATGATCGCAGGGCGGCGCCCGATCATTTCTTTCTCCGCGAGGAATAATGCTCAAGCTTTCTCAGCCCGGCGAGCCGTTCTGGCTCGACGTCCTGCCCGGCGTCCGTGTCCGCTTCCGGCCGATCACCGTCGCCTCGATGCTGGTCGCCCGGGAGGCGGTCGGCAAGGTGTTCCGCGGCGAGGACCAGGACGACGTCGGCGCGCGCGCCAACATCGCCCTCGTGCGCGAGCTCGCCCGCCGCGGCATCGTGGAGTGGGAGGGCATCGGCGATACCGAGGGGCGGCCGATTCCGGTCACGCGCGAGGCCGTCGATCTACTGATGGAGAACTGGCCGGCCTACGACGCAATCGACAACCTATACGTCGCGCCGGCCCTCGCGAGGGACGCGGAAAAAAACGCATCGTCGAGCTCGTCCGCTGGCACTTCGGTGGCGGCGCCGGATACTGCGACGCCTGCGGCGTAGAGTGCGAGGCCTGCCCGTACCGCGAGCACGCACCCGCCACGGATGACGGCCTGACCGCCTGGGCGGTCATCCGGCGTTGCGGTGGGCAGGTTCGGGCCGGCATGGGCGCCCCCTACGCCCTCGACTTCGGCGCCGTGCTGGCGCTGGCCGACGCCATGGGCGCGACCTCCGCGCTCCTCGCCGACGTCCTGCCGCACGTCGAGCCCGTCATCGTGAAGGCCTACCAGGAGCAGAGCGAGAATGCCGACTAGCGTCGCCATCCGCCTCGGCGTCGAGGGGGGGCCGAGGTCAAGCGCGTCCTTACCGAGACCGGTCAGGATGGCCAAGCCGCCTTCCAGAAGATCGCCGCCGCCAGCGACGCGGCCGGCGCGGCTGTCGATCGGCAGACCGCCAAGTTCCAGCGGCTGGCGGCAGCGGCTCGCGAGGCGGAGACGCAGGCCCGGGCGCAGGCCAACATCAACGCCGTGCTCGGCGTCAGCCAGGGTTCGAGCGGGGCCGCGCGCGATTCGGCCTCCGTATTCGAGCTGCAGGCGCGGGCGGCCGAGGAGGCGGCGCTCCGGACCGAGGTGCTGTCGCGCGAGGTCGCGACGCTGCAGAGCCGGTTCGACCCGATGGCGGCGGCCGGCGCCCGCTACTCGGCCGCGCTGGCGGACATCGCCCGGGCGGAGGAGATCGGTGCCCTATCGGCCAACAAGGCGGCGGCGGCGCGCCTCGCAGCGGTGCGCTCGTTCGAGGACAGCACCCAGCGCCTGGAGCGCGCCGGCCTCGCTCAGAAGGCCAGTGTGCAGGCAGCGGTCAACGGCCAGCTGATCGTGCCGAACCGGGGCGCGGACGTCGCGGCCTATGGCGACGAGCTCGACCGGCTGCGGGCCAAGTACAGCCCGTTGTTCGCCGCCCAGCGCGAGTACCTGGGGCAGCTCGCCGAGATCCGGCAGGCGGTGCGGACCGGTGCCCTGACGCAGGCCGAGGGTGCGGCGGCGATCCAGGCCACCAAGGACGCCTTCGCACGGCAGGTGGTTGATCAGCGCGCCCGCGGCGATGGCCGGCTC from Methylobacterium aquaticum encodes:
- a CDS encoding NuoB/complex I 20 kDa subunit family protein, whose product is MSLTTVRAPAIAPQPKGILDPATGKPIGANDPTFLTISDELADRGFLLTTTDDLITWARTGSLMWMTFGLACCAVEMMQMSMPRYDCERFGFAPRGSPRQSDVMIVAGTLTNKMAPALRKVYDQMPEPRYVISMGSCANGGGYYHYSYSVVRGCDRVVPVDIYVPGCPPTAEALLYGVLLLQKKIRRTGTIER
- a CDS encoding methyl-accepting chemotaxis protein, which encodes MMMAAVIGFGAVVAYALRANHDSLMAERVAKMRALSDVALAAATSLEAQVKAGTLTRDAAMAQFSARANDMRYEGDNYLAVYDFSGTALVMPPKPDWIGKDMSGLKDAGGMLLVKAITDIARSGTPGTLRYLFTRPGGTAHVAKLSYIQGFAPWKLAIFTGVYIDDIDAAFWRHALWLCAIAGAALVGVGLFGVLGWRSIVGGLEGLTGATAALAASRYDVAVPGTARRDEIGRIARAIDGFRVVLREREALAAERDASEAQARRAAQMSQEVRAFETAVADVLAQVDDAARDLDATARAMSGTAAEAAARAGTAAASAAAASREAGGLAEAAEGLGRSIAEVGAGMREAAAMAKDAVTGTDRTALVMQSLGEAASRIGDVVSVIAGVAAQTNLLALNATIEAARAGEAGRGFAVVAAEVKQLAGQTDRATQEISAQVAAIQDTTRRASAAMGDVAAQARAISGVSARVATAVEAQVGATQAIVSSVAQAAAGTAEVSGSVEGLALDAEATGEAARHVLEAADTVARQSASIGAEVHRFLATLRAA
- a CDS encoding DUF7697 family protein, with amino-acid sequence MGAPYALDFGAVLALADAMGATSALLADVLPHVEPVIVKAYQEQSENAD
- a CDS encoding CAP domain-containing protein; protein product: MSHPFRSTVPASHVAGVPRRGLATTFLAGGLAAGALALAGCSGTAILPAPDLPTTPVILDEAAAAAAISRYRASHGLGPVVVDSSLIRAASYQAGANARAGQLSHEVGGTFDARLKRAGFGGRYAAENLSAGSATFDEVLKRWQVSPEHNRNMLMPQVKRVGIARVDAPGSRYKRFWALILSDG
- a CDS encoding NADH-quinone oxidoreductase subunit A; this translates as MNGLLSDYLPLVIFIGVSLFIAAALLVAPFLVAYNSPDPEKLSAYECGFNAFDDARMKFDVRFYLVAILFIIFDLEVAFLFPWAITFGDLGWFGFWSMMLFLGVLTVGFVYEWRKGALEWD
- a CDS encoding NADH-quinone oxidoreductase subunit D gives rise to the protein MGEHSIRNFSINFGPQHPAAHGVLRLVLELDGEVVERVDPHIGLLHRGTEKLIEVKTYLQATPYFDRLDYVAPMNQEHAFCLGIERLLGIQVPRRAQLIRTLYCEIGRLLSHLLNVTTQAMDVGALTPPLWGFEEREKLMIFYERASGARLHANYFRPGGVHQDLPPSLIDDIEAFCETFPQIVDDLDDLVMANRIFKQRNVDIGIVSVEEALAWGFSGVMVRGSGIPWDLRKSQPYEAYAEMEFDIPVGKNGDTYDRQVIRMEEMRQSVRIMKQCIAKLREPAGQGPIATQDGKVAPPPRREMKRSMEALIHHFKLYTEGFHVPAGEVYAAVEAPKGEFGVYLVADGTNKPYRCKIRAPGFAHLQAMDWMCRGHMLADVSCILGTLDIVFGEVDR
- a CDS encoding site-specific integrase, encoding MPRPSKGARLYYRKREDRWCIRDGSDEHSTGCGYGEREAAERALQEYLARKHKPDFGGGDPARVLITDILSLYADERAADTKRPDVVWSALPHLINFFDGKMVAHATPNVCSAYVRWRIAMPQARYKDPETAPRVGTQTARRELEVMSAAFGYAHKEHKLLYPVVVKLPDKAPPRDRWLTRSEAARLLWAALGFRLVDRHPVTGREIWRRTGEAQGKTRHVARFVLVGLYTGTRHDAILQLKWLPSPSAGWVDLRAGILYRRGTGEGESSKRRTPIPLSRRLQAHLRRWQRESVANVVEFEGLPIDRMRRSWHTAREAAGLGPEVTPHILRHTFATWAVQSGARFSLIAGALGTTEKIVEGVYGHHAPEHLRGVVEGVSGRRRI
- a CDS encoding NADH-quinone oxidoreductase subunit C, encoding MSNGITIRAHTQSEQGDAALQALSDTLAATLGAAITDRAIAFGELTLIVEGSEILRVLTHLRDDPACAFSTFIDICGADYPARAKRFDVVYHLLSMRHNRRIRVKVQTDERTPVPSAIPVFPAANWFERETYDLYGILFSGHPDLRRLLTDYGFEGHPLRKDFPLTGFVEVRYDQDEARVVYEPVRLTQEFRNFDFLSPWEGTDYVLPGDEKADKAPAKG
- a CDS encoding phage tail tube protein, with the protein product MARARGANAIMAAAFETTYGVPPVSGFRKLPFVSSNLGEEQGLIASDLLGYGREPLPPTRDVVNNDGDVVVPIDLRNFGNWLKLFMGAPSSTDATGVRTHVFTSGAVALPSMTVEVGLPEVPSYGQNFGVRGNTMRVQMQRSGLLTATLGLIAQGENKLGASAAGTLAEASVERFSPFQGAITRGGQPLGSVVSADFTYSNNLDKVEVIRGDGRIEDADPGMVMMSGNVTVRFANTVLLDQATAGTPVELTFGWVTDAARSLVFTAHAVYLPRAKTPVTGPNGVQATFAWQAAKDMTLNKTVTATLINNVATY